In the genome of Deinococcus sp. YIM 77859, one region contains:
- a CDS encoding CHASE3 domain-containing protein has product MFARPSLPRPPNPAHTSIAAFTLRAFLFPLLLLIGVAVAVVLGVQQNARSAELVSAAQMRLTLIQAVARDVSDLETGQRGFVITGQAAYLEPYRRGEEALARHLRELGTLSNTDPQRQSLERIRTLIGRWQEQAAKPEIAARRSSLEGAVLLVSDGTGKRILDEVRRVLDEMQTRENARLRAALTSSTAVLRAVQFFTVSGLLLSVTLLVLAALRTARTLTRTTSELREGARRIAAGEYGARLAVTPLRELNELSTQFHRMAEAVQQRERALEDTTRALKASNEDLARSNRELEQFAYVASHDLQEPLRTIGSYTELLARRYQGQLDERADQYIAFTISATQRLKNLIQDLLAYSRVRQTHRTFQEVDTAALVREIVQDLQTKLEQSGGKVDVCSLPVLWGSAELLRHVFLNLLTNAIKFHAEGRPPHVRVWAERRPGEWAFHVQDNGIGIESQYFERIFGVFQRLHGMDTYSGSGIGLAVARTAVQRHGGEMTLQSTPGQGSTFTFTIPDPQESSQR; this is encoded by the coding sequence ATGTTTGCAAGGCCGAGTCTTCCCCGTCCGCCCAACCCGGCACACACCAGCATTGCCGCCTTTACCCTGCGGGCTTTTTTGTTCCCGCTGCTGCTGCTTATTGGCGTCGCGGTCGCGGTGGTGCTGGGGGTGCAACAAAACGCCCGGAGCGCGGAGTTGGTCTCGGCCGCGCAGATGCGCCTCACCCTGATTCAGGCGGTCGCGCGCGATGTGTCCGACCTGGAGACCGGGCAGCGAGGCTTTGTCATCACCGGGCAGGCCGCCTACCTGGAACCGTACCGGCGCGGTGAAGAAGCCCTGGCACGGCACCTGCGCGAGCTTGGCACCCTCAGCAACACAGACCCGCAACGCCAGAGCCTGGAACGTATTCGTACGCTGATTGGCCGCTGGCAGGAACAAGCAGCCAAACCGGAGATCGCCGCGCGCCGCTCCTCCTTGGAGGGGGCCGTCCTGCTGGTGAGTGACGGCACCGGCAAACGCATTCTGGATGAGGTGCGGCGTGTTCTCGACGAGATGCAGACCCGTGAAAATGCTCGCCTGCGCGCCGCCCTGACAAGCAGCACAGCAGTCTTGCGGGCCGTGCAGTTCTTTACGGTGTCTGGGCTGCTGCTCTCGGTGACCCTGCTGGTGCTTGCCGCGTTGCGCACAGCTCGCACCCTGACACGCACCACCTCCGAACTCCGCGAGGGTGCGCGGCGTATCGCTGCCGGAGAGTATGGGGCACGCCTGGCTGTCACGCCCCTGCGCGAACTGAATGAGCTGAGCACCCAGTTTCACCGCATGGCAGAGGCAGTGCAGCAGCGTGAGCGTGCCCTAGAAGACACCACCCGTGCGCTCAAGGCCAGCAACGAGGATCTGGCGCGCAGCAACCGCGAACTCGAACAGTTTGCCTATGTGGCCAGCCACGACCTGCAAGAGCCCCTACGGACGATCGGCAGCTATACCGAACTCCTGGCCCGGCGGTACCAGGGACAGCTCGACGAGCGCGCCGACCAGTACATCGCCTTTACCATCAGTGCGACACAGCGCCTCAAGAATCTGATTCAGGATCTCCTCGCGTATTCCCGCGTTCGGCAGACACACCGCACCTTTCAGGAGGTCGACACCGCCGCTCTGGTGCGGGAGATCGTACAGGACCTCCAGACCAAGCTGGAGCAGTCAGGGGGGAAGGTGGACGTCTGTTCGCTTCCCGTGCTGTGGGGCAGCGCTGAACTGCTGCGCCACGTTTTCCTGAACCTGCTGACAAACGCCATCAAGTTTCACGCCGAGGGCCGACCGCCCCACGTCCGGGTATGGGCAGAGCGCAGGCCGGGCGAGTGGGCCTTTCACGTGCAAGACAACGGCATCGGCATCGAATCCCAGTATTTTGAACGTATCTTCGGAGTGTTTCAGCGCCTGCACGGCATGGACACCTATTCCGGCAGCGGCATCGGCCTCGCGGTGGCCCGCACTGCCGTTCAGCGTCATGGCGGCGAAATGACCCTCCAAAGCACCCCCGGCCAAGGCAGCACCTTCACCTTCACCATTCCCGACCCCCAGGAGTCTTCCCAAAGATGA
- a CDS encoding glycosyltransferase family 1 protein, which translates to MKHVNFGPEAAGTDAPALLVLSHLRWDFVFQRPQHLMTRAARSRRVYYIEEPVYGAPSDQLAVRRDASGVTVITPQLQQGRSADEGRASTARLLASWVQAEHLHVYDLWVYTPMELPVTAGLTPRVTIYDCMDELANFKGAPPELRAREAALFRRADVVFTGGYRLYEAKRDQHPNVHCFPSSVDTAHFAQARQALPDPADQEPLPRPRLGFYGVIDERFDIALLGELARRRPAWHFVLLGPVVKIDPASLPRGENLHYLGMKRYTELPAYLAHWDVALLPFARNAATEFISPTKTPEYLAAGVPVVSTGIRDVVRPYGERDLVRIADGVDAFEAACAAALDERGTPAGEARRQRADAFLATLSWDRTWAEMSALIEQAAERNEVALVGVADD; encoded by the coding sequence TTGAAGCACGTCAACTTTGGACCGGAGGCGGCTGGTACAGACGCGCCCGCCTTGCTTGTGTTGTCCCACCTGAGATGGGACTTTGTCTTCCAGCGGCCGCAGCACCTGATGACGCGGGCAGCGCGGTCACGGCGGGTGTACTACATCGAGGAGCCGGTGTACGGGGCACCGTCTGACCAGCTGGCGGTGCGCCGTGACGCCAGTGGCGTCACGGTCATCACGCCCCAGCTTCAGCAGGGCCGCAGCGCCGACGAGGGCCGCGCGAGCACCGCGCGGCTGCTGGCCTCCTGGGTCCAGGCCGAACACCTCCACGTGTACGACCTGTGGGTGTACACCCCGATGGAGTTGCCCGTCACCGCTGGCCTCACGCCCCGCGTGACGATCTACGACTGCATGGACGAACTCGCCAACTTCAAGGGCGCTCCCCCCGAGCTGCGCGCTCGTGAAGCCGCCCTGTTTCGCCGTGCCGACGTCGTCTTTACCGGCGGCTACCGCCTGTACGAGGCCAAGCGCGACCAGCACCCCAACGTGCACTGCTTTCCCTCCAGCGTCGATACCGCCCACTTCGCCCAGGCCCGCCAGGCTCTGCCTGATCCCGCAGACCAAGAGCCGCTTCCCCGTCCCCGCCTGGGCTTTTACGGCGTGATCGACGAGCGCTTTGACATCGCGCTGCTCGGCGAGCTTGCTCGCCGCCGTCCGGCGTGGCACTTCGTGCTGCTGGGTCCGGTTGTCAAGATCGATCCCGCTTCCCTGCCGCGGGGCGAGAATCTGCACTACCTGGGCATGAAGCGGTATACCGAGCTCCCGGCCTACCTGGCCCACTGGGACGTAGCGCTGCTGCCCTTTGCGCGCAATGCGGCAACCGAATTCATCAGCCCGACCAAGACGCCCGAGTACCTGGCGGCCGGGGTGCCGGTCGTGTCGACCGGCATCCGTGACGTGGTGCGGCCCTACGGCGAACGGGACCTGGTGCGCATCGCCGACGGTGTAGATGCCTTTGAGGCCGCCTGCGCCGCGGCGCTGGATGAACGCGGCACCCCGGCCGGCGAGGCGCGCCGTCAGCGGGCGGATGCCTTCCTTGCCACCCTCTCCTGGGACCGCACCTGGGCTGAAATGAGCGCCCTGATCGAGCAGGCGGCCGAACGGAATGAGGTCGCGTTGGTGGGGGTGGCCGATGACTGA
- the glf gene encoding UDP-galactopyranose mutase, translating to MTEPSKDGFDYLIVGAGFAGSVLAERLASDGHRILIVDRRPHIGGNAYDCYDDAGILIHPYGPHIFHTNSREVFEYLSRFTQWRPYEHRVLASVEGQLLPIPINLDTVNRLYGLNLTSFQLEDFFASVAEPVEQVRTSEDVVVSRVGRDLYNKFFRGYTRKQWGLDPSELDASVTARVPTRTNRDDRYFADTYQAMPLHGYTRMFENMLSHPNISVMLNTDYRDIVRFIPYQHMIYTGPVDAFFDYCYGKLPYRSLEFVHETHAREQFQPVGTVNYPNDYGYTRISEFKHITGQEHRQTSIVYEYPRAEGDPYYPVPRPENQALYRKYAALAEARSDVTFVGRLATYRYYNMDQVVAQALATYRKLSGQKAQPEAANAG from the coding sequence ATGACTGAGCCGAGCAAGGATGGTTTTGACTACCTCATCGTGGGGGCAGGCTTTGCTGGGAGCGTGCTCGCCGAGCGTCTGGCGAGTGACGGTCACCGCATTCTGATCGTGGACCGGCGGCCCCACATCGGCGGCAACGCCTATGACTGCTACGATGACGCTGGCATCCTGATTCATCCTTACGGGCCGCATATCTTCCACACCAACAGCCGGGAAGTCTTCGAGTACCTCTCGCGCTTTACCCAGTGGCGGCCCTACGAGCACCGCGTGCTTGCCAGCGTAGAGGGCCAACTGCTGCCCATCCCGATCAACCTTGACACCGTGAACCGGCTGTATGGCCTGAACCTCACCTCCTTCCAGCTCGAAGACTTCTTTGCCTCGGTGGCCGAGCCGGTCGAGCAGGTCCGCACGTCGGAAGACGTGGTGGTGAGTCGGGTGGGGCGGGACCTCTACAACAAGTTCTTCCGCGGTTACACCCGCAAGCAGTGGGGCCTGGACCCCAGCGAACTTGACGCCAGCGTGACTGCGCGAGTGCCCACCCGCACCAACCGCGACGACCGCTACTTCGCCGATACCTATCAGGCCATGCCCCTGCACGGCTACACGCGGATGTTTGAGAACATGTTGTCGCATCCCAACATCAGCGTGATGCTGAATACGGACTACCGCGATATCGTCAGGTTTATTCCCTACCAGCACATGATCTATACGGGGCCGGTGGACGCCTTTTTTGACTACTGCTACGGCAAGCTGCCCTACCGCAGCCTGGAATTCGTCCACGAGACGCACGCCCGCGAGCAGTTTCAACCGGTCGGGACGGTGAATTACCCCAACGACTACGGCTATACCCGCATCAGCGAATTCAAGCACATCACCGGGCAAGAACACCGGCAGACCAGCATTGTGTACGAGTATCCGCGCGCGGAAGGCGACCCCTACTACCCGGTGCCCCGTCCCGAGAATCAGGCGTTGTACCGGAAGTACGCCGCTTTGGCCGAAGCCCGTTCGGACGTGACCTTTGTGGGCCGTCTTGCCACCTACCGCTACTACAACATGGACCAGGTGGTCGCGCAGGCTCTGGCGACGTACCGCAAGCTCAGCGGACAAAAGGCGCAACCCGAGGCAGCCAACGCGGGCTGA
- a CDS encoding transposase, whose translation MPLVSRVIEHPSAQVSTAQLLPVLAEVKGLLDFLGLRQVRLLADRGFCDTEWMAWLRVCGWHYRIRIKSSLILAGCVGWARCGSPPELWQVVSDEPTSLETFAEYGQRFQIEEGFLDDKSGLFGLENSKLRDAASLERLVLVLSVATLLLVSKGLHEGARRRIDPHWQRGLSYLKLGLRAVQYALSRGQAVFTRLTLPGGPDPELPRTSKLPTPLITLEVG comes from the coding sequence GTGCCGCTCGTCTCCCGGGTGATCGAACACCCCAGTGCCCAGGTGAGCACGGCCCAGTTGCTGCCCGTTCTGGCAGAGGTCAAGGGCCTGCTCGATTTCCTCGGTCTGCGTCAGGTCCGCCTGCTGGCGGACCGGGGGTTTTGCGATACCGAATGGATGGCCTGGCTGCGGGTCTGCGGCTGGCACTACCGGATTCGCATCAAGTCCAGCCTCATCCTGGCCGGGTGTGTAGGGTGGGCGAGGTGCGGCTCTCCCCCAGAGCTGTGGCAGGTGGTCAGCGACGAACCGACCAGCCTGGAGACGTTCGCTGAATACGGCCAGCGCTTCCAGATCGAAGAGGGCTTTCTGGACGACAAGAGCGGCCTGTTCGGGCTGGAGAACTCGAAGCTCCGTGACGCGGCGAGCCTGGAGCGACTGGTCTTGGTCCTGTCGGTCGCCACCCTGCTGCTGGTCTCGAAAGGGCTTCACGAGGGAGCCCGTCGGAGGATTGACCCCCACTGGCAGCGCGGGTTGAGTTACCTCAAGCTGGGCCTCCGGGCGGTTCAGTACGCCCTGAGTCGAGGTCAGGCGGTCTTCACCCGCCTGACCCTTCCGGGTGGTCCTGATCCCGAACTCCCGAGGACCAGCAAGCTCCCTACACCTTTAATCACTCTTGAAGTCGGCTGA
- a CDS encoding carbohydrate ABC transporter permease: MALSRPEVQLRPRSARTGGPRRVSGLLLGRALAFAALVGLSLLILYPALWMVSTSLKPDDQVFAYPPRWIPNPIVWENYARAWASAPFTRYAINSLFYAVSVTFGTVLSCSLAAYGFSKLRFPGRDFLFLVMLSTMMIPGLVTMVPQYVLFSKLGWINTYLPLIVPSFFAGAFFTFMLRQYFLTIPNELLEAARVDGASELWIWARVMLPLATPALATVAIFTFDGAWNDYVNPLLYLNDERLYTLQVGLKFFQDANNVQWQLLMAASVLVLLPVVLIFFVFQKYFVEGATLTGSVKG, encoded by the coding sequence ATGGCGCTCTCCCGTCCCGAAGTGCAGCTTCGGCCGCGTTCTGCCCGCACCGGCGGTCCCCGGCGCGTCAGCGGGCTGCTGCTGGGCCGCGCCCTGGCCTTTGCTGCTCTCGTCGGACTGTCCCTGCTGATCCTCTACCCGGCGCTGTGGATGGTGTCTACCTCGCTCAAGCCCGACGATCAGGTCTTCGCCTATCCGCCGCGCTGGATTCCCAACCCCATCGTGTGGGAAAACTACGCCCGCGCCTGGGCGAGCGCGCCCTTTACCCGTTACGCCATCAACAGCCTGTTCTACGCCGTGAGTGTCACGTTCGGCACGGTGCTCTCGTGCTCACTCGCCGCCTACGGCTTTTCTAAGCTGCGCTTTCCGGGCCGCGACTTCCTCTTTCTGGTGATGCTCTCTACCATGATGATTCCCGGACTGGTCACCATGGTGCCGCAGTACGTCCTGTTCAGCAAGCTGGGCTGGATCAACACCTACCTGCCGCTCATCGTGCCTTCCTTTTTCGCAGGGGCCTTTTTCACCTTTATGCTCCGCCAGTACTTCCTGACCATCCCCAACGAACTGCTGGAGGCAGCTCGGGTAGACGGCGCAAGCGAGCTGTGGATCTGGGCGCGGGTGATGTTGCCGCTCGCGACCCCGGCCCTTGCAACAGTCGCCATCTTCACCTTTGACGGTGCCTGGAACGACTACGTCAATCCGCTGCTGTACCTGAATGACGAGCGGCTCTACACCCTGCAGGTGGGGCTGAAGTTCTTCCAGGACGCTAATAACGTGCAGTGGCAACTCTTGATGGCGGCCTCGGTGCTGGTGCTGCTGCCGGTCGTGCTCATCTTCTTCGTGTTCCAGAAGTATTTCGTGGAAGGAGCCACCCTCACCGGCAGTGTCAAAGGCTGA
- a CDS encoding carbohydrate ABC transporter permease: MSGTSSPLPRRRGLNHRQREALWGYLFIAPWLIGFLCFVLGPMLFSLYASFTNYDITSRFDWVGVQNYVQLLTQDTRFWKALSNTAYYATFAVPLGIATGLLIAVLLNQEVRGQRVFRTIFFLPKVLTGVAVLLLWLWVFNPQVGLINTALYRLGVPENDLPLWFADPVWAKPALIIMSMWAAAGGFMFYLAALKGVPRDLYESAQIDGASSWRQFWAVTVPLISPVIFFKLITGISGALQFWSESLILTKGGPSDSTLFYGLYIWQTAFTDLRMGYASALAWILLLITLAITGVQLWFSRRWVHYEGEVR, translated from the coding sequence GTGAGCGGCACGTCTTCTCCCCTGCCGCGCCGCCGCGGACTGAATCACCGCCAGCGCGAGGCCCTGTGGGGCTACCTCTTCATCGCGCCCTGGCTGATCGGCTTTCTGTGCTTTGTGCTGGGGCCGATGCTGTTTTCGCTGTACGCGAGCTTCACGAACTACGACATCACCTCGCGCTTTGACTGGGTCGGGGTGCAGAACTACGTGCAACTGCTGACGCAGGACACCCGCTTCTGGAAAGCGCTCTCCAATACCGCCTACTACGCCACCTTCGCCGTGCCTTTGGGCATCGCCACCGGCCTGCTGATCGCGGTGCTGCTGAATCAAGAGGTGCGGGGACAGCGGGTGTTTCGCACGATCTTCTTCCTGCCCAAAGTCCTCACCGGTGTGGCGGTGCTGCTGCTGTGGCTGTGGGTGTTTAACCCGCAGGTGGGCCTGATCAATACGGCCCTGTACCGTCTGGGCGTGCCCGAAAATGACCTGCCGCTGTGGTTCGCCGATCCCGTATGGGCCAAGCCCGCCCTTATCATCATGAGCATGTGGGCCGCAGCAGGTGGCTTTATGTTCTATCTGGCGGCCCTCAAGGGTGTGCCCCGCGACCTGTACGAGTCGGCGCAGATCGACGGAGCGAGCTCCTGGCGGCAGTTTTGGGCGGTGACGGTGCCGCTGATCTCGCCGGTGATCTTTTTCAAGCTGATCACCGGCATCTCGGGCGCGCTGCAATTCTGGTCCGAATCGCTGATTCTGACCAAGGGTGGCCCCAGTGACAGCACGCTCTTTTACGGGCTGTACATCTGGCAGACGGCCTTTACCGACCTGCGCATGGGCTACGCTTCGGCGCTGGCCTGGATTCTGCTGCTCATCACCCTGGCGATCACCGGCGTGCAGCTGTGGTTCTCACGGCGTTGGGTGCACTACGAAGGCGAGGTGCGCTGA
- a CDS encoding ABC transporter substrate-binding protein — MNKTLFLLTAALLGSAGAQKVTLDLWAHWGSEQRRPTINRIIDTWNKKNPNIQVKYTFVPFDQLPTKTLAAIAAKNPPDVVVIDIRTTPLRASKNQATNLSRLGADRLKDQFYPNLWATATYKGEQYGLPFVTDSRFLYYNKDLFKEVGLNPNKPPTTWDELEAYAKKLDKKTGPVYQRIGFHPLYGSFGLESWVSNAGGSMWDEDRENPRFTNPTALRTLTWIKEWTDRLGARNVQAFRSSFGSGAQDPFISGKLGMIIDIGGYAATLKKYAPNMNYGMARIPTPTGQPGPGTSSGGGFNLEIPVGTKHPKEAFAFARYMATEGARIWAQEQNDFPGYKNASLSVTTPAFRMMSANMKYTEVSSAPRYAPSYGSILDKAVDDAVYRGEDPKKALEEAQAQVQRLVNSNR, encoded by the coding sequence ATGAACAAGACACTCTTTCTCCTGACGGCCGCCCTGCTGGGCAGCGCTGGTGCCCAAAAGGTCACGCTTGATCTGTGGGCCCACTGGGGCTCTGAGCAACGCCGCCCCACCATCAACCGGATCATCGACACCTGGAACAAGAAAAACCCCAATATTCAGGTGAAGTACACCTTTGTGCCCTTCGACCAGCTTCCCACCAAGACGCTGGCCGCCATCGCCGCCAAAAATCCGCCGGACGTCGTGGTGATCGATATCCGCACCACACCGCTGCGAGCCTCCAAGAACCAGGCGACGAACCTCAGCCGCCTGGGGGCGGACCGGTTAAAGGATCAGTTCTACCCGAACCTCTGGGCCACCGCCACCTACAAGGGGGAGCAGTACGGCCTGCCCTTTGTGACGGATAGCCGCTTCCTGTACTACAACAAAGACCTTTTTAAGGAAGTTGGCCTGAACCCGAACAAGCCGCCGACCACCTGGGATGAGCTGGAAGCCTATGCCAAGAAGCTCGACAAGAAGACCGGGCCGGTCTACCAGCGCATCGGCTTCCATCCCCTCTACGGCAGCTTCGGCCTCGAAAGCTGGGTGTCCAATGCCGGGGGCAGCATGTGGGACGAGGACCGGGAGAATCCGCGCTTCACCAACCCCACGGCCCTGAGGACCCTCACTTGGATCAAGGAGTGGACCGACCGCCTGGGGGCTCGCAACGTGCAGGCGTTTCGCAGCAGCTTTGGCAGCGGCGCGCAGGATCCCTTCATCTCCGGCAAGCTGGGCATGATCATCGACATCGGCGGCTACGCGGCCACCCTGAAGAAGTACGCGCCCAACATGAACTACGGCATGGCGCGCATTCCCACGCCGACGGGACAGCCCGGGCCGGGGACCTCGTCCGGTGGCGGCTTCAACCTGGAAATCCCGGTGGGCACCAAGCATCCCAAGGAAGCGTTCGCCTTCGCGCGGTACATGGCGACAGAGGGCGCGCGCATCTGGGCGCAGGAACAGAATGACTTCCCCGGCTACAAAAACGCGTCGCTCAGCGTGACCACGCCCGCTTTCCGCATGATGTCCGCGAACATGAAGTACACCGAGGTCAGCTCCGCTCCGCGGTATGCGCCCAGCTACGGCAGCATCCTTGATAAGGCTGTCGACGACGCGGTGTACCGTGGGGAGGACCCCAAAAAGGCCCTCGAAGAGGCACAGGCGCAGGTCCAGCGGCTGGTCAACAGCAACAGGTAG